Genomic DNA from Eleutherodactylus coqui strain aEleCoq1 chromosome 8, aEleCoq1.hap1, whole genome shotgun sequence:
AATAATGATATATTTTAATAGAATGAACTTGTATGCATACAGTGATAGCAATTATGTTTTGCAATATttatgtactagctgatatacctgactTTGCCCGAGtttatttggtactggtgtttatctggtgttcacacggaaaatcttatgaagtcgtggttactttagatatactgaggaaaaaaaatgttcaccattttgcatggttccttGCGTTACCctggaaacaccatgtggaggtaaccatgcaatttttttctttatataaaatgacatcaggaaatgagagaattagatcatgtacataaaatttggacgctaatacttttgcacttagaattatatAATCGAGCCGGGAACCATTAGCTTtgcctacttatgacataaccaatgcccgtgccaaaatttaaatttctatgacatcaggaagtgagagaattagattccgtacataaaatttggacgctaattcttttgcgcttaaaattgaataatcgagttgggacccatgaacttttcctatttatgacataatcaatgctcgtgaaaaaaatttcaaatttctattatATCCAGAAGCGAGAGAAATCGATTATGTATGTAAACCTTGGACGtttattcttttgctcttagaattgaatattcgagttgggacctaattagcttttcctaattatgacataatcaatgctcgtgccaaatttcaaatttctatgacatcgggaagtgaattagattatgtacataaaatttggatgctaattttttgcgcttagaattaaatcaggttgggacccattagcttttcctatttatgacataatcaatgctcgtgccaaatttaaagtaagagaattagattatgtacattaaatttaaatgctaattcttttgcgctagaattaaataatcgagttggtatccattagcttttcgtatttatgacataatcaatgctcgttccaaatttcaagtttctatgacaccgggaagtgagagaattagatagcgcacataaaatttggacgccaaatcatttgcgctagtattgaataatcaagttgggacccattatcttttaatatttatgacataatcaatgcttgtgcgaaatttcatgtttctacaacatcaagaagttggagaattagatcccgtacgtaaaatttggacgctaattcttttgcgctcagaaaatcgagttgggacccattaacttttcctatttatgacataatcaattcccgtgccaaatctcaagtttttATTAccatgggaagtgagagaataagattatgtacataacatttggacgcttattcttttgtgcttagaattgaacaatcgagttaggaccgattagcttttcgtacttatgacataatcaatgctcgtgccaaatttcaagtttctatgacatcgggaattgagagaaatacattctgtacgtaaaatttggacgctaatttttttgcacttagaattgaataatcgagttgggacccattagcttttcctatttatgacataatcaatgctcgtgccaaatttaaagtaagagaattagattttgtacataaaatttgggcgctagttcttttgtgctagaattgaataatcgagttgggacccctttacttttcctattttggagataagctatgcttgtgccaaatttaatgtttttacgacatcggaaagttggagaattagtggcgagacagttagtcagtgagtgagtatttatatctatataaagacgaaagccctcactgactcactgactgactgactgactcactgactcactgactgactcgccaaaagttctccaacttccagatgtcgtagaaacatgaattttggcacgagcatagattatctccaaaataggaaaagtaattgggtcccaactcgattattcaattctagcacaaaagaattagcgtccaaattttacatacggaatctaattctttcacttcccggtgtcatagaaactcgaaatttggcacgggcattgcttatgtcataaataggaaaagctaatgggtcccaactcgattattcaattctgtgtccaaaagaattagcgtccaaattttacgtacggaatgtaattttctcactttccggtgtcatagaaacgtgaaatttggcacaagcattgattatgtcataaataggaaaagctaatgggtcccaactccattattcaattctaaacgcaaaagaattagcgtccaaattttacgtgcggaatgtaattttctcactttcctgtgtcatagaaacgggaaatttagcactagcattgattatgtcgtaaattggaaaagctaatgggtcccaactcgattatttaattctatgcgcaaaagaattagcgtccaaattttacgtacggaatgtaattttctcactttccggtgtcatagaaacgtgaaatttggcacgagcattgattatgtcataaataggaaaagctaatgggtcccaactcgactattcaattctttgcgcaaaagaattagcgtccaaagtttacgtacggaatgtaattttctcactttccggtgtcatagaaacgtgaaatttggcacaagcattgattatgtcataaataggaaaagctaatgggtcccaactcgattattcaattctatgcgcaaaagaattagcgtccaaagtttacgtacggaatgtaattttctcactttccgatgtcatagaaacgtaaaatttggcacgagcattgattatgtcataaaaagatttggcgtccaaattttatgtacggaatctaattctctcacttcacacTGCAATAATTATagaaatttttaccgcacaaatgtcaAATTTGCCAtaaccattctttgcgtactaaatattggaaatttaaaggattgcaacttgattatttaatcctgtgcataaaagtaagtgaccccctatgtaatgtaactaataacacacatctgtattgcacaaacttgaaatttggcttgaCCATTCCTAGGTTATgaaactaataacatatctgtatccCGCCATATATGGGACAGTTattttctcagcaaaacaaaacgcatttagaaatatgagtatatactgacaggaataaaactgactgtcgtatgtattgaaaggctgtaaagtacaaaaggaagtggacatggactgctgggatggagtatgcctttaagtataaaaaggggctgcaaccttcagtctgggtaggaaatttgaataaaaaggggcgttacctttcagggtaaaaacgAGGAGAGTGTGCGGTgccacattctgtggggtgacattctATGTAGTGGCATtctcacatacagtctgagggaAATCTGTCTCcaatctgcctatacactgagaggaatctgatCTCTGTATAataagcagcgtgtgagaggttgaCATTCTATGTAGTggcatttttacatacagtctgaggaaaatctgtctccaatctgcctatacactgagaggaatctaactgacctgtgtgtaataaacagcgtgttaggtgtggacattttgtggagggaaatttttacatacagtctgagataaagctctcttttatctgcctatacactgagaggaatctaactggcctgtatgtaatgaaaaaatctctcttctatctgcctatgtgttgaaaatcagcaagaaatacaatttatgagagagggttttttttcaaaatatataaagcctaggaaagttctttttggcacacacactacctttaggcctttaacttcaggtaataggcaggcatttttgagaaattcattgcCCATCCGTGATAATTTAGAATAAAACTGTGAatcttgaaaaaaatttaatttatttcCCATTAAACTATTAAATCTATCTTATCTGAATTTATTTGTAAACAAAATGTCTATTGAATTCATTATTGTTGATGGACATGCTACCCCACACAAAGTGGTAAATATTCCCCCAGATGGTTCCTGTCTTTTCCACTCTTTATCTTATTTACTTTATGGAAATCTGACTAGAAGCAACTACATCCGCTGTCTTATTGTCAACCATGTACTCTGCTGTTGGCAGATGTTAAAAGTCTGGACGGATGATGGGAGAGGTAGTAAGTATTTAACAGAAGAAGATTACAGGGAGGAAATGTTAAAACCTACTACCTATGGTTGTGCTTGCGAGTTGGTGGCAGCAGGAgaaatatttcctttttattttgaaATTTATTACAATACAAACAAACTGTGTCATGCTTTTGGTCAAGAAGGGAGGCCTGTCAAAAGACTTCGATTTAGCGGTGATGATTTTAGCAATGGTCACTTTGACGTTTATGAAGAAGTTGTAGCCTTACCTCAAACTGTCAAAGAACACACACTAAGTGTGGCAACACCTGCTAAGACACAAAAATATGAGATAAACAGTTCAGATGAAGACAGGCCCCTTAAACCAAAACGTCGAAGGTACAAAGGGAAATTTTCAGATGCTGCCAGGAAAAAACAGCAACGAGACGCTGCATCAAAATATGCAAAAACTCACCCAGAAGTCCATCGCAAATCTGTAGCAAAgtacactgaaaaacatccacaagcTCATAGAgacgcagcagctaaatacacccaacaccctgatgtacacaggaaggcagttgctaaatacacccaacaacaccctgatgtaaacgtgaaggcagttgctaaatacacccaacaacaccctgatgtatacgtgaaggcagttgctaaatacatcCAACAACACcttgatgtaaacaggaaggcagttgctaaatacacccaacaacaccctgatgtaaacaggaaggcagtaactaaatatagTCAACAACACCCAGAGGTAAATAGAGCCTGTGTTAAAAAATACACTAGGTCAAATCCTAAAGTTCATCAAGATGCTGCAGCAAAATATGTCCAGACTCATCCACATGTTAATCGAGACGCTGTTTCCAGATATGATCCACACAATGAAAAACGACTTCAGCGTAAAAAGCAAGTTTGGAGTAAAAAAGAAAATTCTGCATTTACATATGATCCTGATATTTTATATGAAAGTGATCGATCTGTCACTATAGGAAGTATGGAAACTGTTTGTGTTTTCTGTGAAGCTCTAAAGTGGAAAGATGAGACTCCTGGAATGTGCTGTTGTAGTGGTAAAGTTCAACTTCCTCCATTTAGAGACCTACCTATACTTCTTAATTCTCTTTTCATAGAGGAACATCCTGAAAGTGAACACTTTTTGAATTCAATCCGAAAATACAACAGTGCTTTCCAAATGACTTCTTTTGGAGCTAAGCAGGTTGTGGAAGGAAATTGCATGCCTACCTTCAAAGTTCAAGGACAGGTTTACCACTTAATAGGTAGCTTATTGCCATCTCCTGAATATCAGCATACGTTTTTACAAATTTATTTTGTCGGTGATGAagaagaacaaattaatataagatgtaAAAATGCATCTGTTGTCAATCATAATTTGATTCGACAGCTGCAAAGAATGCTTCATGACTGCAACCCGTACATTAAAGACTTTAAATCTGCAGTGGAAAGTCTACCCAGTGATGACAAGGATCAGTTTCAAATAGTCATTCATGCTGAAAGAAATCCTGTAAATGCTCATAAGGGCTGTTTTAACAAACCTACAGTCAATGAAGTTGCAGTCGTCATAGTAGGCCAAACATTTGAAAAAAGGGATATTGTGTTACAAGCTACAGACAGCAAACTTCATAGAATCAGCGAAATTCATCGATCATATGATGCTTTACAGTACCCAATTATGTTTTGCTATGGAGAAGACGGCTATTCCATATCTCTGCCTCAGGTACATCCTACCACGAAACAGCCACTTAACAAAACAATCTCAGCTTTGAATTTTTATGCGTATCGTCTAATGATaagacaaaataaacaaaatcacATATTCCACTGTAGATCTTTGCTTAGCCAGTTTTTGGTGGACATGTATGCAAAAATAGAAACAGAGAGGTTAAATTTCATCCGAAATAACCAGAAAACATTGAGAGCAGAAAGTTACATTCACCTCAAAGACGCCATTGATAAAAATGATGCAGACATCAGACAGTTGGGCCAGGCTGTTATCTTGCCATCGTCATTCACAGGAGGACCACGGTACATGCACGAACATACCCAGGATGCGATGACCTATGTGCGTCACTATGGCCGTCCAGACTTATTCATTACCTTTACGTGTAACTCAAAATGGACAGAAATTACAGAAGCTCTACTGCCCAGGCAGAAACCCCAGCATCGTCATGACATCACAAGCCGAGTTTTCCATCTTAAAATTAAAAAGATCGTGAGTTTGTTAACCAAAGGGAGTCTTTTTGGAAAGCCCAGATGTTACATGTATTCTGTCGAATGGCAGAAACGTGGTCTCCCTCGCATTCATATTTTGTTATGGCTTGAAAATGCAATCACACCAGACCGGATTGACAATATAATTTGTGCAGAGATATCAAATCCAAAAGAAGATCCTATTCTGTACAACATTGTTAAACGTAATATGATACATGGGCCATGTGGAAACTTCAACACACATTTCCAGTTCATAAAGGATGGCAAGTGTTCCAAAAGGTACCCCAAGCCATTTCTCAGTGAGACCCAGACTGGTGATGATGGGTATCCGAAGTACAGAAGAAGATCGCCAAGTGAGGGTGGGTTCACAGTAACTATTGAGAAGGCTCAAGGGACTTGGGTTCTTGATAACAGCTGGGTAGTTCCTTTTAATCCTGTTCTTCTCCGCACCTTTAATGCACACATCAATGTTGAGTACTGCAATTCTGTCAAGTCCATTAAATATATTTGCAAGTATGTGGATAAAGGTAGTGAGCAGGCCACATTTGCAATGGAGAATGAATGTGATGAAATAAACATATACCAGACAggtcgctattagagatgagcgagcaccaaaatgctcgggtgctcgttactcgggacgaaattatcgcgatgctcgagggttcgtttcgaataacgaaccccattgaagtcaatgggcgactcgagcatttttgtatatcgccgatgctcgctaaggtttccatttgtaaaaatctgggcaattcaagaaagtgatgggaacgacacagcaacggatagggcaggcgaggggctacatgttgggctgcatctgaagttcccaggtcccactattaagccacaatagcggcaagagtgcccccccttctcccaacaacttttacttctgaaaagccctcattagcaatgcataccttagctaagcacgacactacctccaacaaagcacaatcgctgcctgcatgacactccgctgccacttctcctgggttacatgctgcccaacctccccccccccctgcacgacccagtgtccacagcgcacaccaaattgtccctgcgcagccttcagctgccctcatgccacgccacactcatgtctatttataagtgcatctgccatgagcaggaaccgcaggcacacactgcagagggttggcacggctaggcagcgaccctctttaaaaggggcagggcgatggcccacaatgctgtacagaagcaatgagaaatataatcctgtgccaccgacatcaggagctgcacacgtgggcatagcaatggggaacctatgtgccacacactattcattctgtcaaggtgtctgcatgccccagtcagaccgcggttttttataaatagtcgcaggcaggtacaactgggaatccccaactccgcaatgggaattccgtttgcacgcacagcatgggtggctccctggaacccacccgctgtacataaatgtatcccattgcagtgccctggacagcagagctaacgtcagattaaatgcaggtgggctttggcccacactgcatgccccaacctgaccgggctttttaattcatagacacaggcaggtacaactccctattgtgaagtccctgtggaccgacagcatgggtgggtgccaggaagccaccggccgcacataaatatatcccatagcattgcccatcacagctgaggtaatgtcatgtttaatgcaggtgggcttcggcccacattgcatgcccaagtcagactggggttcttaagtagtggacacatgtagttacaactccgtgtggaccgatagcatgggtggctccctggaacccaccggcggtacataaatatatcccattgcagtgcccagcacagctgatgtaacgtcagctgtaatgcaggtgggccaaaaattaattggattacactgtaggcgagggccccaaaaaattagtgtaccaacagtactacctcagaaaaattgcccatgcccaaccaagagggcaggtgaaacacattaatcgctttggttaatgtggcttaattggtaactaggcctggaggcagcccaattaaaataaaaattggttcaggtgaaagtttcaacgctttaatgggcattgaaacgtataaaaattgtttcgaaaaattatatgactgagccttgtgggcctaagaaaaattgcccgttcggcgtgattacgtgaggtttcaggaggaggagcaggaggaggaggaggaatattacacacagattgatgaagctaaaaggtccacgtttttgatggtgatagagaacaatgcttccatccgcgggtgcagcctacgtattgcttaggtatcgctgctgtccgctggtgaagaagagaagtctggggaaatccaggctttgttcatcttgatgagtgtaagcctgtcggcactgtcggttgacaggcgggtacgcttatccgtgatgattcccccagccgcactaaacaccctctctgacaagacgctagccgcaggacaagcaagcacctccagggcatacagcgtgagttcaggccacgtgtccagcttcgacacccagtagttgtagggggcagaggcgtcaccgaggatggtcgtgcgatctgctacgtactccctcaccatccttttacagtgctcccgccaactcagccttgactggggcgcGGTggaacagtcttgctggggagccataaagctggcaaaggccttggagaatgttcccctgcctgcgctgtacatgctgcctgatctctgcgcctcccctgctacctggccctcggaactgcgccttctgccactagcgctgtcggatgggaagtttaccatcagtttgtccaccagctccctgtggtatagcatcattctcgaacccctttcctcttcgggaatgagagtggaaaggttctccttataccgtgggtcgagcagtgtgtacacccagtaatccgtagtggcaagaatgcatgtaacgcgagggtcacgagaaaggcatcctaacatgaagtcagccatgtgtgccagggtacctgtacgcaacacatggctgtcctcactaggaagatcactttcaggatcctcctcctcctcctccggccatacacgctgaaaggatgacaggtgagcagcatgtgtaccctcagcagtgggccaagctgtctcttccccctcctcttcaagctcctccccctcctcctcctcctcaacacgctgagatttagacatgagggtgctctgactatccagagacatactgtcttcccacgcctccgtttccgagtgcaaagcatctgtctttatgctttgcagggaacttctcaagaggcatagcagaggaatggtgacgctaatgattgcagcatccccgctcaccatctgggtagactcctcaaagtttccaaggacctggcagatgtctgccaaccaggcccactcttctgcaaagaaatgaggaggctgactcccactacgccacccatgttggagttggcattccactatagctctacgctgctca
This window encodes:
- the LOC136578056 gene encoding uncharacterized protein gives rise to the protein METVCVFCEALKWKDETPGMCCCSGKVQLPPFRDLPILLNSLFIEEHPESEHFLNSIRKYNSAFQMTSFGAKQVVEGNCMPTFKVQGQVYHLIGSLLPSPEYQHTFLQIYFVGDEEEQINIRCKNASVVNHNLIRQLQRMLHDCNPYIKDFKSAVESLPSDDKDQFQIVIHAERNPVNAHKGCFNKPTVNEVAVVIVGQTFEKRDIVLQATDSKLHRISEIHRSYDALQYPIMFCYGEDGYSISLPQVHPTTKQPLNKTISALNFYAYRLMIRQNKQNHIFHCRSLLSQFLVDMYAKIETERLNFIRNNQKTLRAESYIHLKDAIDKNDADIRQLGQAVILPSSFTGGPRYMHEHTQDAMTYVRHYGRPDLFITFTCNSKWTEITEALLPRQKPQHRHDITSRVFHLKIKKIVSLLTKGSLFGKPRCYMYSVEWQKRGLPRIHILLWLENAITPDRIDNIICAEISNPKEDPILYNIVKRNMIHGPCGNFNTHFQFIKDGKCSKRYPKPFLSETQTGDDGYPKYRRRSPSEGGFTVTIEKAQGTWVLDNSWVVPFNPVLLRTFNAHINVEYCNSVKSIKYICKYVDKGSEQATFAMENECDEINIYQTGRY